In Capsicum annuum cultivar UCD-10X-F1 chromosome 11, UCD10Xv1.1, whole genome shotgun sequence, one genomic interval encodes:
- the LOC124888624 gene encoding uncharacterized protein LOC124888624, with translation MASFAVEDFVGNGCLQGLVSKLLEEGWDDVPTLKIMNADDMNALNMTQRQKDALEIRSYLHDHALMQYADKLEESGNSLTELLNLSTVDLTSKFGMKRGHVARFTDRTAAFGGDSFSEAYNRQVRRRTSSSSESLYYRKDISPVTSRKQSMMKSLTRTNTDISLEQSMADLAIKDGHVFKGIVAFKPDEPRACGCVQPTPVVENVAPYSSIENISVQILAPEYKIGMERLVKTKTAPMKASKLWRDKPAVFVCIRRPGCIMCRAEAHQLYAKKPIFDALGVQLFAVLHEQIESEVMDFWPRYWGGVVLFDRSMGFYKALGGGNLLKDKFISGFLLNPRAISNYRRAKAMGVDQNFRGEGETKGGLFIVGKGKSGIAYQFIERNFGDWAPLSEIFEICRRLQNPQESQLDSITSIQQQD, from the exons ATGGCTTCTTTCGCGGTCGAGGACTTTGTTGGAAATGGATGTCTTCAGGGACTTGTTTCAAAGCTGCTGGAGGAAGGGTGGGATGATGTACCAACATTGAAGATTATGAATGCAGATGATATGAATGCGTTGAACATGACTCAACGGCAAAAG GATGCATTGGAAATTAGATCATacctgcatgatcatgctctgaTGCAATACGCAGATAAGCTTGAGGAGTCCGGGAATTCCCTTACCGAACTTCTTAACCTAAGTACAGTAGATCTTACTTCAAAGTTCGGAATGAAAAGGGGCCATGTTGCCCGTTTTACAGACAGAACTGCAGCTTTTGGGGGAGATTCTTTTTCAGAAGCCTATAACCGCCAAGTGAGGAGAAGAACTTCCTCGAGTAGTGAGAGTCTTTATTACAGGAAGGATATTTCTCCTGTCACCTCCCGGAAGCAGAGTATGATGAAATCCCTTACAAGAACCAATACAGATATATCCCTTGAACAATCAATGGCTGATCTCGCGATTAAAGATGGACATGTTTTTAAGGGGATTGTAGCTTTTAAGCCAGATGAGCCTAGAGCATGTGGCTGTGTGCAGCCAACTCCAGTAGTAGAGAATGTTGCTCCTTATTCTTCCATAGAGAATATCTCAGTTCAGATACTAGCACCAGAATACAAGATTGGAATGGAGCGTCTGGTGAAAACAAAGACTGCTCCGATGAAGGCTTCAAAGCTTTGGCGTGATAAACCAGCAGTGTTTGTATGCATTCGTCGCCCAGG GTGCATCATGTGCAGAGCTGAAGCTCACCAACTCTATGCAAAGAAACCAATATTTGATGCTTTGGGGGTTCAGTTATTTGCTGTTCTTCATGAGCAAATCGAATCAGAG GTAATGGATTTCTGGCCTCGATACTGGGGTGGTGTAGTCCTCTTTGACAGAAGTATGGGATTTTATAAAGCTCTGGGAGGAGGGAATCTGCTTAAAGACAAGTTCATATCAGGTTTTCTACTTAATCCTCGAGCTATTTCAAATTATAGGCGAGCAAAAGCTATGGGGGTGGATCAAAACTTCAGGGGTGAAGGTGAGACAAAAGGAGGACTCTTCATTGTTGGCAAAGGAAAGAGTGGTATCGCTTACCAATTTATTGAAAGGAACTTTGGAGACTGGGCACCCCTTTCTGAAATCTTTGAAATCTGCCGCCGCTTACAG AATCCACAGGAAAGTCAGTTAGACTCAATCACATCGATACAACAACAGGATTAG